Genomic window (bacterium):
ACCATTGCTGAAGCGTCGCCCGCTGGCTCTTGCTGAGGTGAATCTCGGCTGCGACCCGCATCGTGCCCCTCTGGCCGTTCGCCGCGAGGGTAACGTGGATAGTCCAATAGTGCCCTTTATTTATGAATCATATCACTAGCGTGGGCCGGTCTGGCGCTCCCCCCCGCGCTGATCGCGCTCCTCTACTGGCCAACGCTTGGCCACGGCTTCGTGTGGGACGACGACTTTGTGATCCGGTTGCCCGTCTACACGCGCTTCGACCTGGCTGCCATCCTGACCAGGCCGGGGAACGGCTTCGAATACCTCCCGGTTCGCGATCTCACCCTGTTCGTCGATCACGCGCTCTTCGGCGACTGGGCGGGCGGCTTCCACCTGGTGAATGTGGCGATCTTCGCCGTCTCGTCGGTTCTGGTCTTCATGCTCTTCGGGAAGCTCTTTGCCGCGGCGCGACGCGACGCGACGCATTGCGCGAGCGTGCGCCCCTGGTGGCGCTCCTCTGTACGATGGTGCTGGTCGCCCATCCCCTCCAGGTCGAGCCGGTCGCCTTCGCGACCCAGCGCAATGCGCTCCTCGCGCTCCTGTTTTCACTTGCTGCTCTTCTTGCCTACACGGATGCGCTGGGGAGCGATGGTTCGGGCGCTGTCCGGCGCAGGCTCTATGTGCTCTCGCTCGTCTTCACTGTGGCAGCCTTGTTCTCGAAAGCGACAGCGCTGAGCCTCGTGTTGGTGATAGGTCTGGTCGATCTCTACCTGCGTCGAGGCGATACGTTGCGCAGCACACTCCTGCGCATCACGCCCCACGCGGTCGCGACCCTGCTGGCGGCGGGGCTGCACGTCGCGGTGGCGCAAAGGCGCGGCGTGTTGCAGGGTGCCGCCTCGCCAGTGGACTTCCTCAAGCGTCTGCTGCAGGCCGTATTCATCCCCGAGTTCTACGTGTGGAAGGCGCTCTGGCCCGTCGGGCTGTGCATCGAATATGATTTCGACCCGGTGCGGGCTCACTCGTGGCTGCTGGTCGGGATGTCGGCCCTCGTAGGGGCAGTGCTCGTGGTCGTGGTTCTACGTGGCTGGCGCGCGCGGACCTTCGCCTGGTTCGCAGCGCTCGCATGCGGGGCTGCGCTCGTGCCGGTGCTGAACCTCATGCCCACGCACCCGTTGGTTGCCGACCGCTACGTGCAGATTCCGCTCGTCTTCTTTGTGCCGTTGCTCCTGGCGCCGCTGCTTTCGCGGTTACCGACGCGAGCGGCGGTGGGCCTGACGGTGGTCCTGGTGGTGACGCTTGGCGCCCTCAGCTTCAGGCAGGTGCCGACGTGGAAGAGCTCAGAGAGCCTTTTTTCCCACGCGATCGAGGTGAACCCGCGCGCCACTCAGTCGCTCGGAAACCTCGGCATGTTGCTCTGGGATGCGCGGCGGCGCGACGAGGCGAATGCCGTCTTCGAGCGGCTCGCCGAGGTCGACCCCGAGGACTTTCAGCATGATCTCGTGCGCGGCTGGCAGGCGCTCGACCGCGGCGACCTCAATCTGGCCGAACGCTGGCTCGAGTCGGCGGCGGGTAAGAGCGGCACGATGAAACACCTGGTGTACCTGAAACTCGGCGAGTTGCACGAGAAGCGCCGGGACCTCACCGCCGCGGTCGCTGCCTACGAACGTGCTCTGGCGATGGCACGAGTCACACCCGCAGCGGGCGCGCACGTCGAATACCTCGAGGCCGCGCTGCGACGCCTCGCGACGCGGCGGCGCGGATCCGTCCGGCAGAGGTGATCGCCGATCCGTAGGGTGGAGAGGCGCTCGACTTCAGGAGTGTCCTTCGGTCGCTACTGCCGCCTGGGAGCAACCGCGCTCTAGCCGAATCGTCTCGTCAGCCAGTCCAGCATCAGCGTGCTGAGTTCCTCCGGCTTTTCCTGCTGGGTCCAGTGACCACAGCCCTGGATCATGTGCATTTCCAGGTCACTGCAGAGATCGGGCGTG
Coding sequences:
- a CDS encoding tetratricopeptide repeat protein, with translation MALLCTMVLVAHPLQVEPVAFATQRNALLALLFSLAALLAYTDALGSDGSGAVRRRLYVLSLVFTVAALFSKATALSLVLVIGLVDLYLRRGDTLRSTLLRITPHAVATLLAAGLHVAVAQRRGVLQGAASPVDFLKRLLQAVFIPEFYVWKALWPVGLCIEYDFDPVRAHSWLLVGMSALVGAVLVVVVLRGWRARTFAWFAALACGAALVPVLNLMPTHPLVADRYVQIPLVFFVPLLLAPLLSRLPTRAAVGLTVVLVVTLGALSFRQVPTWKSSESLFSHAIEVNPRATQSLGNLGMLLWDARRRDEANAVFERLAEVDPEDFQHDLVRGWQALDRGDLNLAERWLESAAGKSGTMKHLVYLKLGELHEKRRDLTAAVAAYERALAMARVTPAAGAHVEYLEAALRRLATRRRGSVRQR